In Capillimicrobium parvum, a genomic segment contains:
- a CDS encoding glycosyltransferase family protein, with protein MSDLPPDTEPRVDLLEQARTSIEELTHQRERAATVTREQRARIRELEQTVSTLLLALSETRKDIERTEQSTAWRIGHFLTRTGRRLLRRPIMTRGALQATLHRLELIDEQTRLLPHAPVPGSLPGGRTMRRAPLRIVDEAEREPGRRTLADEVRRRLGRRPDAEPRSVSMIVLTHQGLVHLKRLVAALVDHTDYPALELVVVDNASTDGTTQYLAELEAPFPIQVHRNERNVSFSEGNNQGAHLAEGELLLFANNDIVPFERHWLTELVALCDRTGAAAVGATLLRVEEEWLLGPTVQHRGVRFSDGSEILPYNDGDGDALFDAQFGVDLRCPAVTAACLLMTREWFDRVGGMSPGYRYGTEDVDLGLKLLAAGGEVWCSGRSVAFHNESSTQDLQGREFQRLNRLGNRRAFLDRWGARVRRENRLALLDGDEAWAGPTRPHIAITLTSRDVADGWGDWYTAHEMGEALEDEGWRVTYIERKGDAWYDLPDDLDYVLALMDVFDLRRVDPRVVTIAWIRNWTDRWLARPWFERADVLLASSAGSARIIEERTGRPSIPFSLATNPERFAPAPVQDRYAADYVFTGNHWGEERAVQRALTPHEGERLRIFGRGWEEVPEAAPYAEGPIAYDRLRDVYASATVVIDDTAAPTLPYGAVNCRVFDALACGRLPLTNCAEGVHELFDDEFPTWSDADELRAQLDALLADADRREALAARYRGVVLERHTYAHRARELTRVLRDVEQSLSFVLKIGAPSWDVAERWGDLHFARAMERELRRRGHRCLIQVLEEWEEPEGLEYDVAVVLKGLSRHQPKPGQLNVLWNISHPEFLTGEECDSYDLVCVASPPFAAEVGGRTRTPVIVLEQATDPRVFYPDPDEVHGRDLAYVANSRNVLRPIVRDLLPTKRDLAIYGANWAGLIDTKLVVAEHVPNDELRRVYSSAAIVLNDHWDDMRAHGFVSNRIYDALACGAVVVSDDVPGLERFGDAVVTYGSPHELESAIAALLADPRDRADRGRRGMELVLAEHTFARRVDTLLAAVERVIEDRDHPLRVRPSPRPRSEVLGEAQLAADRDDRAVGR; from the coding sequence GTGAGCGACCTCCCGCCCGACACAGAGCCCCGTGTGGACCTGCTGGAGCAGGCGCGTACGTCGATCGAGGAGCTCACGCACCAGCGGGAGCGCGCGGCGACCGTCACGCGCGAGCAGCGGGCCCGCATCCGGGAGCTCGAGCAGACGGTGTCGACGCTGCTGCTCGCGCTGAGCGAGACGCGCAAGGACATCGAGCGGACCGAGCAGTCGACGGCCTGGCGGATCGGCCACTTCCTCACGCGGACCGGCCGGCGCCTGCTGCGGCGGCCGATCATGACGCGGGGCGCACTGCAGGCGACGTTGCACCGCCTGGAGCTCATCGACGAGCAGACGCGCCTGCTGCCCCACGCGCCCGTGCCGGGCTCTCTGCCCGGGGGACGGACGATGCGCCGCGCCCCGCTGCGCATCGTCGACGAGGCCGAGCGCGAGCCCGGCCGCCGCACCCTCGCCGACGAGGTGCGCCGCCGTCTCGGCCGCCGCCCGGATGCCGAGCCCCGGTCGGTGTCGATGATCGTCCTCACCCACCAGGGCCTCGTCCACCTCAAGCGCCTTGTCGCCGCGCTCGTCGACCACACCGACTACCCGGCGCTGGAGCTGGTCGTGGTCGACAACGCGTCGACCGACGGGACCACCCAATACCTCGCCGAGCTGGAGGCGCCGTTCCCGATCCAGGTGCACCGCAACGAGCGCAACGTCTCGTTCTCGGAGGGCAACAACCAGGGCGCTCACCTCGCGGAAGGCGAACTGCTGCTGTTCGCCAACAACGACATCGTGCCGTTCGAGCGTCACTGGCTGACCGAGCTCGTCGCGTTGTGCGACCGGACCGGCGCGGCGGCCGTCGGCGCCACGCTCCTGCGCGTCGAGGAGGAGTGGCTGCTGGGGCCCACCGTCCAGCACCGCGGCGTGCGCTTCAGCGACGGCTCGGAGATCCTGCCCTACAACGACGGCGACGGCGATGCCCTGTTCGACGCGCAGTTCGGCGTCGACCTCCGCTGTCCGGCGGTCACCGCGGCGTGCCTGCTGATGACGCGCGAGTGGTTCGACCGAGTCGGCGGCATGTCGCCGGGCTACCGCTACGGCACCGAGGACGTCGACCTGGGGCTCAAGCTGCTGGCCGCCGGCGGCGAGGTGTGGTGCAGCGGGCGCTCGGTCGCCTTCCACAACGAGTCCTCCACGCAGGATCTGCAGGGCCGGGAGTTCCAGCGCCTCAACCGGCTCGGCAACCGGCGCGCCTTCCTCGACCGCTGGGGCGCCCGCGTGCGCCGCGAGAACCGGCTCGCGCTGCTCGATGGCGACGAGGCGTGGGCCGGCCCCACGAGGCCGCACATCGCCATCACGCTGACGAGCCGGGACGTCGCCGACGGCTGGGGCGACTGGTACACCGCGCACGAGATGGGCGAGGCGCTGGAGGACGAGGGCTGGCGCGTGACCTACATCGAGCGCAAGGGCGACGCCTGGTACGACCTGCCGGACGACCTCGACTACGTCCTCGCGCTCATGGACGTCTTCGACCTGCGCCGCGTGGATCCTCGGGTCGTGACGATCGCCTGGATCCGCAACTGGACCGACCGCTGGCTCGCGCGTCCCTGGTTCGAGCGCGCGGACGTGCTGCTGGCCTCGTCGGCGGGGTCGGCGCGGATCATCGAGGAACGCACCGGCCGGCCCTCCATCCCGTTCTCGCTCGCGACGAACCCGGAGCGCTTCGCCCCCGCTCCCGTCCAGGACCGCTATGCGGCCGACTACGTCTTCACCGGCAACCACTGGGGCGAGGAGCGCGCGGTGCAGCGGGCCCTGACCCCGCACGAGGGCGAGCGTCTGCGGATCTTCGGCCGCGGCTGGGAGGAGGTCCCGGAGGCAGCGCCCTACGCGGAGGGCCCCATCGCCTACGACCGCCTCCGCGACGTCTACGCGTCGGCCACCGTCGTCATCGACGACACGGCGGCGCCGACGCTGCCCTACGGGGCCGTGAACTGCCGGGTGTTCGACGCGCTGGCCTGCGGCCGGCTGCCGCTGACGAACTGCGCCGAGGGCGTGCACGAGCTCTTCGACGACGAGTTCCCCACCTGGTCGGACGCGGACGAGCTGCGCGCCCAGCTCGACGCGCTGCTGGCGGACGCGGACCGGCGCGAGGCGCTGGCCGCCCGCTACCGCGGCGTGGTCCTCGAGCGCCACACGTACGCCCATCGCGCCCGCGAGCTCACGCGCGTGCTGCGCGATGTCGAGCAGAGCCTGTCGTTCGTGCTCAAGATCGGGGCCCCGTCGTGGGACGTGGCCGAGCGCTGGGGCGACCTGCACTTCGCTCGCGCGATGGAGCGCGAGCTGCGCCGCCGCGGGCATCGCTGCCTCATCCAGGTCCTCGAGGAGTGGGAGGAGCCCGAGGGGCTCGAGTACGACGTGGCGGTCGTGCTCAAGGGCCTCAGCCGCCATCAGCCCAAGCCCGGCCAGCTAAACGTGCTGTGGAACATCAGCCATCCCGAGTTCCTCACGGGCGAGGAGTGCGACAGCTACGACCTCGTGTGCGTCGCCTCGCCGCCGTTCGCCGCCGAGGTCGGGGGTCGCACGCGCACGCCGGTGATCGTGCTCGAGCAGGCGACCGACCCGCGCGTCTTCTATCCCGATCCCGACGAGGTCCACGGGCGCGACCTCGCGTACGTGGCCAACTCGCGCAACGTCCTGCGCCCGATCGTGCGCGACCTGCTGCCGACGAAGCGCGACCTGGCGATCTACGGCGCCAACTGGGCGGGGCTGATCGACACGAAGCTCGTCGTCGCCGAGCACGTGCCCAACGACGAGCTGCGCCGCGTGTACAGCTCCGCGGCGATCGTCCTCAACGACCACTGGGACGACATGCGCGCCCACGGGTTCGTCTCGAACCGGATCTATGACGCGCTCGCCTGCGGAGCGGTGGTCGTGAGCGACGACGTCCCGGGCCTCGAGCGCTTCGGCGACGCCGTCGTCACCTACGGCTCGCCCCACGAGCTCGAGTCGGCGATCGCCGCGTTGCTCGCCGATCCCCGGGACCGGGCCGACCGCGGCCGCCGCGGCATGGAGCTCGTCCTCGCCGAGCACACGTTCGCCCGCCGCGTCGACACCCTTCTGGCGGCGGTCGAGCGGGTCATCGAGGACCGCGACCATCCCCTGCGTGTGAGGCCTTCGCCGCGGCCGCGCTCAGAGGTGCTCGGCGAAGCACAGCTCGCAGCCGATCGAGACGATCGAGCAGTCGGTCGGTGA
- a CDS encoding alginate O-acetyltransferase AlgX-related protein, translating to MRVSGYIDGVIGDAVHGWAWDEDAPDRRLVLRAQVDGEVLARGRAAEPRSDLVRHGIGDGYHGFRIPLTRPLGPGEHRIAVVDVDSGSRLPLSNNWIAWASEGVPLPGVALVEDPQVDLADEPAASPMGLAGIADWVFAGAPAEVAELRGAHAVPHAVIDAYVEAIEGLYALGSDLRFTPIVAVLPDKLHVYPEHLPVGLGVEPANRIAARLVARLRDSQLAEVLDLLPVMADARAHGRVFTRTGAQPTWTGAFYAARAIAKALAVRGVALNPMPWNALDLGVYEPVADSLAEAPLAGRRPGEAVRRDLEPVLAPGMALTARPGRDVAPGARVLERAAGLDTPRLLVAGEPLTGRIGRLLAEHASTTLLLDTDRLDEDLVRAERPDVVVQILTDGGLLRRSGVR from the coding sequence GTGCGGGTGAGCGGCTACATCGACGGCGTCATCGGCGACGCCGTGCACGGTTGGGCCTGGGACGAGGACGCGCCCGATCGGCGGCTGGTCCTCCGCGCCCAGGTCGACGGCGAGGTGCTCGCCCGGGGACGTGCGGCCGAGCCGCGCAGCGACCTGGTCCGCCACGGGATCGGGGACGGGTACCACGGGTTCCGGATCCCGCTGACTCGGCCGCTGGGGCCGGGGGAGCACCGGATCGCGGTCGTCGACGTCGACAGCGGCAGCCGGCTGCCGCTGTCGAACAACTGGATCGCCTGGGCGTCTGAGGGCGTGCCGCTGCCCGGGGTCGCGCTCGTCGAGGATCCCCAGGTCGATCTCGCGGACGAGCCTGCGGCCTCCCCGATGGGTCTGGCCGGCATCGCGGACTGGGTCTTCGCCGGCGCGCCCGCCGAGGTCGCCGAGCTGCGCGGTGCCCACGCCGTTCCGCATGCCGTCATCGACGCCTACGTGGAGGCCATCGAGGGCCTGTACGCCCTCGGCAGCGACCTGCGCTTCACGCCGATCGTCGCCGTGCTGCCCGACAAGCTGCACGTCTATCCCGAGCACCTGCCGGTGGGCCTCGGGGTCGAGCCGGCCAACCGGATCGCCGCCCGGCTCGTCGCCCGGCTCCGCGACTCCCAACTCGCCGAGGTGCTCGACCTGCTGCCCGTGATGGCCGACGCCCGCGCCCATGGCCGCGTGTTCACGCGGACCGGCGCGCAGCCGACCTGGACCGGCGCGTTCTACGCCGCACGCGCGATCGCCAAGGCGCTGGCCGTCCGGGGCGTCGCGCTGAACCCGATGCCGTGGAACGCGCTCGACCTCGGGGTCTACGAGCCCGTTGCCGACAGCCTGGCCGAGGCGCCGCTGGCGGGCCGGCGGCCCGGCGAGGCGGTGCGACGCGACCTCGAGCCGGTGCTCGCCCCCGGCATGGCCCTGACGGCGCGACCGGGGCGCGACGTCGCGCCGGGCGCCCGCGTGCTCGAGCGCGCGGCCGGGCTCGACACGCCGCGCCTGCTGGTCGCGGGCGAGCCGCTCACGGGACGCATCGGGCGACTCCTCGCAGAGCACGCGTCTACGACGCTGCTGCTCGACACCGACCGGCTTGATGAAGACCTCGTCCGGGCGGAACGACCCGACGTCGTGGTGCAGATCCTCACGGACGGCGGGTTGCTGCGCCGGTCCGGTGTGCGGTAG
- a CDS encoding class I SAM-dependent methyltransferase: MRPCPICGSTERREGNGRPRAGCVGCGSLERQRALAGGLADLLVPTGNGSGRVLECAPNSPMLLGNWLRDRGWHYESFDKRSFREPFHPGVFDRFVDHDADVTDMRFARTGGYELVLLQHVLEQVPDYLAGLDELARVVEPGGRAVLEIAWRRERPTTEPLAPNKHGHRWVIGADVLPELHARFASVEPRELVDEDGYKGTFFICRPG; this comes from the coding sequence ATGCGGCCCTGTCCGATCTGCGGTTCCACGGAGCGCCGAGAAGGCAACGGGCGCCCGCGCGCCGGCTGTGTCGGGTGTGGGTCCCTCGAGCGCCAGCGAGCGCTGGCCGGAGGACTGGCCGACCTGCTGGTGCCCACCGGGAACGGCAGCGGGCGCGTCCTCGAGTGCGCGCCGAACAGCCCGATGTTGCTGGGCAACTGGCTGCGCGACCGCGGCTGGCACTACGAGTCCTTCGACAAACGCTCGTTTCGCGAGCCGTTTCATCCCGGCGTCTTCGACCGGTTCGTCGACCATGACGCCGACGTGACGGACATGCGCTTCGCGCGGACCGGCGGCTACGAGCTCGTCCTGCTGCAGCACGTCCTCGAGCAGGTCCCGGACTACCTCGCGGGGCTCGACGAGCTCGCCCGGGTCGTCGAGCCGGGCGGCCGCGCCGTCCTGGAGATCGCCTGGCGCCGGGAGCGGCCCACCACCGAACCGCTGGCCCCGAACAAGCACGGCCACCGGTGGGTCATCGGCGCCGACGTCCTGCCCGAGCTGCACGCCCGGTTCGCCTCCGTCGAGCCGCGGGAGCTCGTCGACGAGGACGGCTACAAGGGGACGTTCTTCATCTGCCGGCCGGGCTGA
- a CDS encoding glycosyltransferase — protein MASDDLTSLHERQIAWLREELTLLRGESAAAPGLRTALAESSERLEQLEAALEELLAERAALLDDARRLQTSRSWRYGHRVMRALGRVRRRPLSNEGAAESLVARLSTPPPSVDAAIATLPVKQTVRRRDPGGVDLTRMAAVPSVTIIVPIHNAAEELERCLDSLVRNTGSRGRLLLVDDASTDPRIAVLLERCARLANVRVLVNEQNLGFTATVNRGFDQADADADVVVLNSDTEVPPRWLEQLMIAAYEEREIGTVTPVSNNAGAFSVPEIDADNALPPGFAPDDIARLVARDPALVRLRAPTGSGFCLYIKRACLETVGRFDEERFPRGYGEENDFCMRASALGWSHAVDDATWVLHHRESSFGEEKAALVARNRVTLDERHPRYTSLVRAFVASDELRTLREHTRELFAWAERGGAPPLPRLLFVLHVGGGGVPATSGDLMRGLAARYDCLALTSDGVTMRLSRWEPGGLRELEQWQLETPWQAVDFERPDGAAIARHVLTAYAVEIVHVRHLFRHTLDLPLTAEALGIPVIVSFHDFYLSCPTIHLLDEDHRYCAGICTDGDGVCQVPPTMGAIPPLKHRWINDWRHRIAPVLENADALVTTSEHIRFVYRRTYPGIEDVPFAIIPHGRDLEQASGIAVVPEPGEPIRILVPGNIGEHKGAQLLAEMKALDTEDRLELHFLGLVPPRFLHLGVQHGGYERDQFLARVREIGPSFAAVLSITAESYSHTLTEAWAAGIPVVASDLGALRERIGAQGGGWLVPHDDPAEVVRRIFEIADDPEEYRRQQARAILHETSVSDMAQAYAELYREVADRRRAFRPRSPDTAPEALSPAGR, from the coding sequence GTGGCATCCGACGACCTGACATCGCTGCACGAGCGCCAGATCGCATGGCTGCGCGAAGAGCTCACACTGCTGCGAGGGGAGAGCGCCGCGGCTCCAGGACTCCGCACGGCCCTGGCCGAGTCCTCCGAGCGGCTGGAGCAGCTCGAGGCCGCGCTGGAGGAGCTGCTCGCCGAGCGGGCGGCGCTGCTCGATGATGCACGGCGTCTGCAGACCTCACGATCATGGCGCTACGGCCACCGCGTCATGCGCGCGCTCGGCCGCGTCCGGCGCCGGCCGCTGAGCAACGAGGGCGCGGCCGAGTCGCTCGTCGCCCGCCTCTCCACCCCGCCCCCCTCGGTCGACGCGGCCATCGCGACGCTCCCGGTCAAGCAGACCGTGCGTCGCCGCGACCCGGGCGGCGTGGATCTGACCCGCATGGCCGCGGTGCCCAGCGTGACCATCATCGTCCCGATCCACAATGCCGCGGAGGAGCTCGAGCGCTGCCTCGACAGCCTCGTCCGGAACACCGGCAGTCGTGGCCGGCTGCTGCTCGTCGACGACGCCAGCACGGATCCGCGGATCGCGGTGCTGCTCGAGCGCTGCGCCCGCCTCGCGAACGTCCGGGTCCTGGTCAACGAGCAGAACCTGGGGTTCACCGCCACCGTGAACCGGGGGTTCGACCAGGCGGACGCGGATGCGGACGTCGTCGTCCTCAACAGCGACACCGAAGTACCGCCGCGCTGGCTCGAGCAGCTGATGATCGCGGCCTACGAGGAGCGCGAGATCGGCACGGTCACCCCGGTCTCCAACAACGCCGGCGCCTTCTCCGTGCCGGAGATCGACGCCGACAACGCGCTGCCGCCCGGCTTCGCCCCCGACGACATCGCGCGTCTCGTCGCGCGGGACCCGGCGCTCGTGCGGTTGCGTGCGCCCACGGGAAGCGGGTTCTGCCTCTACATCAAGCGCGCGTGCCTCGAGACCGTCGGCCGCTTCGACGAAGAGCGCTTCCCGCGCGGCTACGGCGAGGAGAACGACTTCTGCATGCGCGCGTCCGCGCTCGGATGGTCGCACGCGGTCGATGACGCCACGTGGGTGCTGCATCATCGCGAGTCGAGCTTCGGCGAGGAGAAGGCCGCGCTCGTGGCGCGCAACCGGGTCACGCTTGACGAGCGCCACCCGCGGTACACGTCGCTCGTGCGCGCGTTCGTGGCCTCGGACGAGCTGCGGACGCTGCGCGAGCACACCCGCGAGCTGTTTGCGTGGGCCGAGCGCGGCGGCGCCCCGCCGCTGCCGCGGCTGCTGTTCGTCCTGCACGTCGGCGGCGGCGGCGTGCCCGCGACCAGCGGCGACCTCATGCGCGGTCTGGCCGCGCGCTATGACTGCCTGGCCCTGACCTCGGACGGCGTGACGATGCGGCTGTCGCGCTGGGAGCCGGGGGGCCTGCGCGAGCTCGAGCAGTGGCAGCTCGAGACGCCGTGGCAGGCGGTCGACTTCGAGCGTCCAGACGGTGCGGCGATCGCTCGTCACGTCCTCACGGCCTACGCCGTCGAGATCGTCCACGTCCGTCACCTGTTCCGGCACACGCTCGACCTGCCCCTCACCGCGGAGGCTCTCGGCATTCCGGTCATCGTCTCCTTCCACGACTTCTACCTGTCCTGCCCGACCATCCACCTGCTCGACGAGGATCACCGCTACTGCGCGGGGATCTGCACCGACGGGGACGGCGTCTGCCAGGTGCCGCCGACGATGGGCGCGATCCCGCCGCTCAAGCACCGCTGGATCAACGACTGGCGCCACCGCATCGCGCCGGTACTCGAGAACGCCGATGCGCTCGTCACGACGTCGGAGCACATCCGGTTCGTGTATCGCCGCACGTATCCCGGCATCGAGGATGTCCCCTTCGCGATCATCCCGCACGGGCGGGATCTCGAGCAGGCGTCCGGCATCGCGGTCGTGCCTGAGCCCGGCGAGCCCATCCGCATACTCGTGCCCGGCAACATCGGCGAGCACAAGGGCGCCCAGCTTCTGGCCGAGATGAAGGCGCTCGACACGGAGGATCGCCTCGAGCTGCATTTCCTCGGCCTCGTTCCCCCACGCTTCCTCCACCTCGGTGTCCAGCACGGCGGGTACGAGCGCGACCAGTTCCTCGCCCGCGTCCGCGAGATCGGCCCGTCGTTCGCCGCGGTCCTGTCGATCACCGCCGAGTCCTACTCGCACACGCTCACGGAGGCGTGGGCCGCCGGGATTCCGGTCGTCGCGTCGGATCTCGGCGCCCTTCGCGAGCGCATCGGAGCTCAGGGTGGCGGCTGGCTCGTGCCCCACGACGATCCCGCCGAGGTCGTGCGCCGCATCTTCGAGATCGCGGACGACCCCGAGGAGTACCGGCGCCAACAGGCCCGGGCGATTCTGCACGAGACGAGCGTCTCGGACATGGCGCAGGCCTACGCCGAGCTCTACCGCGAGGTGGCCGACCGGCGCCGGGCGTTCCGCCCCCGGAGCCCCGACACCGCCCCCGAAGCGCTCAGCCCGGCCGGCAGATGA
- a CDS encoding ChbG/HpnK family deacetylase produces MLIVNADDWGYSERVTQAIVDGFEAGTVSSTTAMVWQRDTERAAEIGRERRLPIGLHLNLTAPYRADDVPARARERQLRLTEQFGKQGWRAPDAFAGDRQMLRDTIRDQLDRFREVIGEPTHLDGHHHVHVHSEVLELLPELLPADTPIRAVPRTPPHSDDPLDRREAGLYQSFPAVDLVWELHHLHPDLGGAGLEWLERARTLSVEIVTHPAEDNPKLGEAPWRAATAGLDLASYRGLAERLAAAAPASLPPQEPEPRASPRGWRRLLQRSGTGTA; encoded by the coding sequence GTGCTGATCGTCAACGCGGACGACTGGGGCTACAGCGAGCGCGTGACGCAGGCCATCGTCGACGGCTTCGAGGCCGGGACGGTGTCGTCGACCACCGCGATGGTGTGGCAGCGCGACACCGAGCGCGCCGCCGAGATCGGCCGGGAACGGCGCCTGCCGATCGGCCTGCACCTCAACCTCACCGCGCCTTACCGCGCCGACGACGTCCCCGCGCGGGCGCGCGAGCGCCAGCTGCGGCTCACCGAGCAGTTCGGCAAGCAGGGATGGCGCGCCCCGGACGCCTTCGCCGGCGACCGCCAGATGCTGCGCGACACCATCCGCGACCAGCTCGACCGCTTCCGGGAGGTGATCGGCGAGCCGACGCACCTCGACGGCCACCACCACGTCCACGTCCACAGTGAGGTCCTCGAGCTGCTTCCGGAGCTCCTGCCTGCCGACACCCCGATCCGCGCGGTCCCGCGGACCCCGCCGCACTCCGACGACCCGCTCGACCGGCGGGAGGCCGGGCTGTATCAGAGCTTTCCCGCGGTCGACCTCGTGTGGGAGCTCCACCACCTGCACCCCGACCTCGGCGGTGCCGGTCTGGAGTGGCTCGAGCGGGCGCGCACGCTGTCCGTGGAGATCGTCACGCACCCCGCCGAGGACAACCCCAAGCTCGGCGAGGCCCCCTGGCGCGCGGCGACGGCCGGCCTCGACCTCGCGTCCTATCGCGGCCTCGCCGAGCGACTCGCCGCCGCCGCGCCCGCCTCGCTGCCGCCGCAGGAGCCGGAGCCCCGCGCGAGCCCGCGCGGCTGGCGCCGGTTGCTGCAGCGCTCCGGGACCGGCACGGCCTAG
- a CDS encoding polysaccharide deacetylase family protein has translation MDPSPASGRTRRRLSRTLSRSRFSDYRAVLERALARGYAVTSLERFVIDGPQADRVLILRHDVDQAPRSVLPMLAVERELGLPATWYFRWRTAQPAIVRAVRDAGHEVGLHYETLTRLALTRGAPDGDAEAAATLAACRDVLRAEIRAFDERFGPTRSIAAHGDTRMPQLRNGDLLADQDPRGFGIEFDANYGIRRHDLACWLTDRSAAEGQWKDGIDPLHLIAEGASPILCLTHPNNWVSGARLWVARAAHRARGSGDRPPL, from the coding sequence GTGGACCCCAGCCCCGCGTCCGGACGGACCCGGCGACGCCTGTCGCGCACGCTGTCGCGCAGCCGCTTCTCCGACTACCGGGCGGTCCTCGAGCGGGCCCTTGCGCGCGGGTACGCCGTCACGTCGCTCGAGCGGTTCGTCATCGACGGGCCGCAGGCCGACCGGGTGCTCATCCTGCGCCACGACGTCGACCAGGCGCCGCGGTCGGTCCTGCCGATGCTGGCGGTCGAGCGCGAGCTCGGGCTGCCGGCGACCTGGTACTTCCGCTGGCGCACCGCGCAGCCGGCGATCGTCCGGGCGGTGCGCGACGCCGGCCACGAGGTGGGCCTGCACTACGAGACGCTGACGCGCCTGGCGCTCACGCGGGGCGCGCCTGACGGCGACGCCGAGGCGGCGGCGACCCTGGCCGCGTGCCGCGACGTCCTGCGCGCGGAGATCCGCGCATTCGACGAGCGCTTCGGGCCCACCCGGTCGATCGCGGCCCACGGCGACACGCGCATGCCGCAGCTGCGCAACGGCGACCTGCTCGCCGACCAGGATCCCCGCGGCTTCGGCATCGAGTTCGACGCCAACTACGGCATCCGGCGCCACGACCTCGCGTGCTGGCTCACCGATCGCAGCGCCGCCGAGGGCCAGTGGAAGGACGGCATCGATCCGCTGCACCTCATCGCCGAGGGCGCCTCGCCGATCCTGTGCCTCACGCACCCGAACAACTGGGTCTCCGGGGCCCGGCTCTGGGTGGCGCGCGCCGCGCACCGTGCCCGGGGAAGCGGCGATCGCCCGCCGCTCTGA